One Brachyspira suanatina DNA segment encodes these proteins:
- a CDS encoding cupin domain-containing protein: MGNYINNIDYKKVVSLKDLVAIKDISMLSLVDRKSLAMTIISADKSKEIPTHTSTGDVLVTVIDGKAEITVDVVSFEISSGESILIPANAPHSLKALEAFKILVIQVKPE, from the coding sequence ATGGGGAATTATATTAACAATATAGATTATAAAAAGGTAGTCTCTTTAAAAGATTTAGTAGCAATTAAAGATATATCTATGCTTTCATTAGTTGATAGAAAAAGTTTAGCTATGACAATAATATCAGCTGATAAAAGTAAAGAAATTCCCACACATACAAGCACAGGAGATGTTTTGGTTACAGTGATTGACGGAAAGGCAGAAATAACAGTCGATGTCGTTTCATTTGAAATATCATCTGGAGAATCTATTTTAATTCCTGCTAATGCTCCTCATTCATTGAAAGCCTTAGAAGCATTCAAAATATTAGTTATACAAGTGAAACCAGAGTAA
- a CDS encoding ATP-binding cassette domain-containing protein, with protein sequence MTNKKNDYTLRLENINLSYNDLIIFKNFNIDFHLNKINIILGASGSGKTSLLNIISSKINKDDKAFVYQESRLLDFLTSYKNIEYVLKDKIKNKNDIDQIIKNALEMTGLINNIYSKPHELSGGMKQRLSLARALAYDSNFIFMDEPLQGQDIKRKKELIDIIKNIQSKTNKTFFYVTHDVSEAVMLGDYVYILSNKNNFTQLIFETYIENNDTENQLQYHQSQQAKLTDILINN encoded by the coding sequence ATGACAAATAAAAAAAATGACTATACATTAAGATTAGAAAATATAAATCTTTCTTATAATGATTTAATAATATTTAAAAATTTCAATATAGATTTCCATTTAAATAAAATCAATATAATATTAGGTGCTTCAGGATCAGGAAAAACTTCCCTATTGAATATAATATCATCAAAAATAAATAAAGATGATAAAGCATTCGTATATCAAGAATCAAGACTATTGGATTTTTTAACTTCATACAAAAATATAGAATATGTATTAAAAGATAAAATAAAAAATAAAAATGATATTGACCAAATAATAAAGAATGCATTAGAAATGACGGGACTGATAAATAATATATACTCAAAACCTCATGAACTTAGCGGAGGAATGAAGCAAAGATTATCTTTAGCAAGAGCTTTGGCTTATGATTCAAATTTTATATTTATGGATGAACCATTACAAGGACAGGATATAAAAAGAAAAAAAGAACTTATTGACATAATAAAAAATATACAATCAAAAACAAATAAAACATTTTTCTATGTTACTCATGATGTATCAGAAGCAGTTATGCTTGGAGATTATGTATATATATTATCAAATAAAAATAACTTTACTCAATTAATATTTGAAACATATATTGAAAATAATGATACAGAAAATCAATTACAATATCATCAATCTCAGCAAGCAAAACTGACGGATATACTTATAAATAATTAA
- a CDS encoding metal ABC transporter substrate-binding protein, giving the protein MKKILTIIFILSLLVGCSNASKNNQKQDSSDKLKVYASIYPMYDFAKKICGDKADVYNMTSAGSEPHDFEITSKDMANLTKANLFIYNGGGMEHWVDTVKDSIKELKYIESSSNIDNEGLDPHFWLSPIKAKKQMENIKNALAEIDAANADYYNSNYNFYADRLDELDNHFRDVLLNVQNTNLVVTHPAFGHFCKEYSLNQVAIARDEADPKAMSDTIAFIKNNNVKAIFYEDFSSSKLVDSIAKETGVKILTLNPIESLSEEYINAGEDYFSVMEENFISLTNGLN; this is encoded by the coding sequence ATGAAAAAAATTTTAACAATCATTTTTATATTATCATTGTTGGTAGGATGCAGTAATGCTTCAAAAAATAATCAAAAACAAGATTCTTCAGATAAATTAAAAGTTTATGCTAGTATTTATCCTATGTATGATTTTGCTAAAAAAATATGCGGAGATAAAGCGGATGTATATAATATGACTTCTGCAGGATCAGAACCGCATGATTTTGAAATAACTTCAAAAGATATGGCTAATTTAACAAAGGCTAATTTATTTATTTATAATGGCGGAGGAATGGAGCATTGGGTTGATACAGTTAAAGACAGCATAAAGGAATTAAAATATATAGAAAGTTCTTCTAATATTGATAATGAAGGATTAGATCCTCATTTTTGGCTTTCTCCTATAAAAGCTAAAAAACAAATGGAGAATATAAAAAATGCATTGGCAGAAATAGATGCCGCTAATGCTGATTATTACAATTCTAATTATAATTTTTATGCTGACAGATTAGATGAATTGGATAATCATTTTAGAGATGTTTTATTAAATGTACAAAATACTAATTTGGTAGTAACTCATCCAGCTTTCGGACATTTTTGTAAAGAATATTCTTTAAATCAAGTTGCTATCGCAAGAGATGAGGCTGATCCTAAGGCTATGTCTGATACTATAGCTTTTATAAAAAATAATAATGTAAAAGCTATATTTTATGAAGATTTTTCAAGTTCTAAGCTAGTAGATTCTATAGCGAAAGAAACAGGAGTAAAAATACTTACATTAAATCCTATAGAATCTTTAAGCGAAGAATATATTAATGCTGGAGAGGATTATTTTTCTGTAATGGAAGAGAATTTTATTTCTTTGACTAATGGACTTAATTAA
- a CDS encoding CTP synthase yields MNTKYIFVTGGVVSGLGKGITASSLGRLLKARGLSVTIQKFDPYINVDPGTMSPFQHGEVFVTDDGAETDLDIGHYERFIDENLNKFSNVTTGKIYQHVINMEREGKYLGETVQVIPHITNEIKRRIYRENDIKKTDIVITEIGGTIGDIESLPYIEAIRQVKTELGQDNVLYIHVTLIPFISSSEEIKTKPTQHSVKELMQSGIIPDILVCRTSKHLQDSHKSKIALFCNLPKENVFENFDEPNIYNVPIMLESQGLSDVVCKHFKLQTAKIDLTEWTDLIIRQKNISITNDRVRIAIVGKYISMKDAYISLIEALNHGGIYNDINVDIEWISAEELENKDNIADYFKDIQGLIIPGGFGERGIEGKIQAIRYARENKIPYLGICLGMQLMSVEFARNVLKLEDANTIEVKEDAKNPIITLMEEQKKSILKGGTMRLGAFACDIKEGSLANKLYNKTEISERHRHRYEFNNEYIEVMEKAGFVVTGRMKNADLVEIVEIKDHPFMIGVQFHPELKSRITNPHPLFVGFVEAAKKLKA; encoded by the coding sequence ATGAATACTAAATACATATTTGTAACAGGCGGAGTTGTATCTGGTTTAGGAAAGGGAATAACAGCATCTTCATTAGGAAGACTTTTAAAAGCTAGGGGATTAAGTGTAACTATACAAAAATTTGATCCTTATATCAATGTTGACCCTGGCACTATGAGCCCTTTTCAGCATGGTGAGGTTTTTGTTACTGATGATGGGGCAGAAACAGATTTGGATATTGGGCATTATGAGAGATTTATAGATGAAAATTTAAATAAATTCAGTAATGTAACAACAGGCAAAATATATCAGCATGTTATAAATATGGAAAGAGAGGGTAAATATTTAGGAGAGACTGTTCAAGTTATACCTCATATTACCAATGAAATAAAAAGAAGAATATATAGAGAAAATGATATAAAAAAGACTGATATAGTAATAACAGAAATAGGCGGAACTATAGGTGATATAGAATCTTTACCTTATATTGAAGCTATAAGACAAGTAAAAACAGAATTAGGTCAGGATAATGTTTTATATATACATGTAACATTGATACCATTTATTAGTTCATCTGAAGAAATAAAAACCAAACCTACTCAGCATAGTGTAAAAGAGCTTATGCAAAGCGGTATTATACCTGATATTTTGGTATGCAGAACAAGTAAGCATTTGCAGGATTCTCATAAATCAAAGATAGCATTGTTCTGTAATCTTCCAAAAGAAAATGTATTTGAAAACTTTGATGAGCCTAATATTTATAATGTACCTATAATGCTTGAATCGCAAGGACTTTCAGATGTTGTATGCAAACATTTTAAATTGCAGACTGCCAAAATAGATTTAACTGAATGGACAGATTTAATAATCAGGCAGAAAAATATTTCTATAACAAATGATAGAGTTAGAATAGCTATAGTTGGAAAATACATATCCATGAAAGATGCATATATATCTTTGATAGAGGCTTTGAATCATGGTGGCATATATAATGATATTAACGTTGATATAGAATGGATTTCTGCTGAAGAATTAGAAAATAAAGATAATATAGCAGATTATTTTAAGGATATTCAAGGGCTTATAATACCCGGAGGATTCGGAGAGAGAGGAATAGAGGGTAAAATACAGGCTATAAGATATGCAAGAGAAAATAAAATACCTTATTTAGGAATATGTTTAGGTATGCAGCTTATGAGCGTTGAATTTGCTAGAAATGTACTTAAATTAGAAGATGCCAATACAATAGAAGTTAAAGAAGATGCTAAAAACCCTATAATCACGCTTATGGAAGAACAGAAAAAAAGCATATTAAAAGGCGGTACTATGAGATTGGGAGCCTTTGCATGCGATATAAAAGAAGGAAGTTTAGCTAATAAACTATATAATAAAACTGAAATTAGTGAAAGACATAGACATAGATATGAATTCAATAATGAATATATAGAAGTAATGGAAAAAGCTGGATTTGTTGTAACAGGACGTATGAAAAATGCTGATTTAGTTGAGATTGTAGAAATAAAAGATCATCCTTTTATGATAGGTGTTCAGTTTCATCCTGAATTAAAATCAAGAATTACTAATCCTCATCCTTTATTTGTAGGATTTGTAGAGGCTGCTAAAAAATTAAAAGCATGA
- a CDS encoding calcium/sodium antiporter: MENIVLNIVFTVAGVLLLYLGGTYIVDGSVMIANKLKIPPIVIGLTVVAMGTSMPELFVSLFGALRGESAIAVGNVIGSNIFNVVFVLGVSALFMSMSAGKKSYYVSMISMFIMYAALGIMLFNIETKSLTGDKISIIEGVILLILLCIYIYYLYSVISKDKDELAAFEKEVSSSTKTHSIGRAIFKIIVAILALAFGSDIFIKGVTGIFRNFLSEHIIGFIVVAVGTSIPELVTSVIAAIKKEADISIGNIVGSNIFNVGGVLGISSMASFKFGGIILSKTQNYLIDFSIMVFAGLLLLAFTAKGKSLGKIKGCIFLIVYVAYVIYLLKTTSAA; this comes from the coding sequence ATGGAAAATATTGTGTTGAATATAGTTTTTACGGTAGCTGGCGTATTGCTATTATATTTGGGCGGAACATATATTGTAGATGGAAGTGTTATGATAGCCAATAAGCTTAAAATTCCGCCTATAGTTATAGGACTTACTGTTGTTGCTATGGGTACATCTATGCCTGAGCTTTTTGTAAGTTTATTCGGGGCTTTGAGAGGAGAGAGCGCTATTGCTGTAGGTAATGTTATAGGAAGTAATATATTTAATGTGGTTTTTGTACTTGGGGTATCGGCTTTATTTATGAGTATGTCTGCTGGTAAAAAGTCATATTATGTTTCTATGATATCTATGTTTATAATGTATGCCGCATTAGGAATTATGCTTTTTAATATAGAGACTAAAAGTTTAACAGGAGATAAGATATCTATAATTGAAGGAGTAATACTTCTTATTTTATTATGCATATATATTTATTATTTATATAGTGTAATATCAAAAGATAAAGATGAATTAGCTGCTTTTGAAAAGGAAGTATCATCATCTACTAAAACACATTCTATAGGAAGAGCAATATTTAAAATAATAGTTGCTATATTGGCTTTAGCATTCGGTTCTGATATTTTTATTAAAGGTGTTACAGGAATATTTAGAAATTTCCTAAGCGAGCATATAATAGGTTTTATAGTTGTTGCAGTTGGAACTAGCATACCTGAGCTTGTTACAAGTGTAATAGCTGCTATCAAAAAAGAAGCTGATATATCTATAGGAAATATAGTTGGAAGTAATATATTTAATGTAGGCGGAGTTCTTGGAATATCATCTATGGCTTCATTTAAATTCGGAGGAATTATATTAAGTAAAACTCAAAATTATCTAATAGACTTTTCTATTATGGTATTTGCTGGTTTATTACTTTTAGCTTTTACAGCAAAAGGAAAAAGTTTAGGTAAAATAAAGGGTTGTATATTCTTAATAGTTTATGTAGCTTATGTTATTTATTTGCTTAAAACTACATCAGCAGCATAA
- a CDS encoding META domain-containing protein has product MARKFILILSLTIIIFISSCATTSQSINISTSTLNGKTFQLTNMFAGRGITISFYNDEFYGYSGFNTYLGNYEMRRGNMIIFTDMVVTKMGGTSEAVEEEKKYIELLSKASSIELTSNTLTITTLDNDTLIFKRIK; this is encoded by the coding sequence ATGGCTAGAAAGTTTATTTTAATACTAAGTTTAACTATAATAATATTTATAAGCTCCTGTGCTACAACATCGCAATCAATAAATATATCTACAAGTACTTTAAATGGAAAAACTTTTCAGCTTACAAATATGTTTGCAGGACGAGGAATTACAATATCATTTTATAATGATGAATTTTACGGATACAGCGGATTCAATACATATCTTGGAAACTATGAAATGCGCAGAGGTAATATGATAATATTCACCGATATGGTAGTTACTAAAATGGGCGGTACTTCAGAAGCGGTAGAAGAAGAAAAAAAATATATAGAACTGCTAAGCAAAGCATCTTCAATAGAACTTACTAGCAATACTCTCACAATCACTACTTTAGATAATGATACACTTATATTTAAAAGAATAAAATAA
- a CDS encoding META domain-containing protein, with the protein MKYIVHILIAALFIFSCSTAKVTHIEEPKNDSLFGRKFKLVSIYPDMDITIEFTPDTIYGFSAVNNYSSSYTIDGDIFNILSISMTKKSGTSDKIAAEIEYLNMLQNATSYKINGKQLIIYTLLSSENLVFEEF; encoded by the coding sequence ATGAAATATATTGTACATATTTTAATAGCAGCATTATTTATATTTTCATGCTCAACAGCAAAAGTTACTCATATAGAAGAACCAAAAAATGATTCTCTTTTTGGTAGAAAATTTAAATTGGTAAGTATATATCCTGATATGGATATTACAATAGAATTCACACCAGATACAATATATGGTTTTTCTGCTGTTAATAATTATTCATCTTCATATACTATAGATGGAGATATATTTAACATATTATCTATATCAATGACTAAAAAATCTGGTACAAGTGACAAAATTGCTGCTGAAATAGAATATCTTAATATGCTGCAAAATGCTACTTCCTATAAAATTAATGGAAAGCAATTAATAATATATACATTATTATCCAGTGAAAATTTAGTTTTTGAAGAATTTTAA
- a CDS encoding ABC transporter permease has protein sequence MKNKKFIYLILGIIIFISLWYFAALKINSEIIFPNIPNILKKFIEIISEKSFYKDLLSSLFRVLITFALSLLLSFIIGISAGIFMPIRYTLIPIINFIRTIPTIPLILVAIIWFDNNTVPIFVSMLVIFPIMYDSITNGIISVDKKLIEMSISYNVSLRTQIINLYIPYIKPYIFTGISQSMGITWKSILAAEILALPTLGIGTKLYESHLYLDSVSLFAYCLIAIIFNGIFEIIIRINNDK, from the coding sequence ATGAAAAATAAAAAATTTATATATTTGATATTGGGCATTATTATATTCATAAGTTTATGGTATTTTGCTGCTTTAAAAATAAATTCTGAGATAATATTTCCAAATATACCAAATATATTAAAAAAATTTATAGAAATAATATCTGAAAAATCATTCTATAAAGATTTATTATCAAGTTTATTTAGAGTATTAATAACATTTGCTTTATCTTTATTATTATCATTTATAATAGGAATATCAGCAGGAATATTTATGCCTATTAGATATACATTAATACCTATTATAAATTTCATAAGAACAATACCTACTATACCATTAATATTAGTTGCTATAATATGGTTCGATAATAATACAGTGCCTATATTCGTTTCTATGCTTGTTATTTTCCCAATAATGTATGATTCTATAACTAATGGAATAATAAGCGTAGATAAAAAATTAATAGAAATGTCAATATCATACAATGTATCTTTAAGAACTCAAATAATAAATCTTTATATACCATATATAAAACCATATATATTTACCGGAATATCGCAGTCTATGGGAATTACTTGGAAAAGTATATTAGCTGCAGAAATACTTGCTTTACCTACTTTGGGAATAGGAACTAAACTTTATGAATCTCATTTATATTTAGATAGCGTAAGTTTATTTGCTTATTGTCTTATTGCAATAATATTTAATGGCATATTTGAAATCATTATAAGGATAAATAATGACAAATAA
- a CDS encoding membrane protein: MGKVKNVFTMATLYLIKNLLNFSSRLLPVFIIILSLLKVSKALIDLSWYFVLSILLIEVILVIFALAFDSMFFKNKKASDNASNSSSDNTKQENSGTSEVAVANKFSVLNIAVIFFAFLGIIFVILKLFNAVPWSWVWVLSPLWLSTALVLAILLIFIIVFIASALSKKDRSKIEDNNSEIPSSENSENNTEKTESTNNTENKTE; the protein is encoded by the coding sequence ATGGGAAAAGTGAAAAATGTTTTTACTATGGCAACTTTATATCTTATTAAGAATTTACTAAATTTTTCTTCAAGATTACTGCCAGTATTTATAATTATATTGTCTTTATTAAAAGTATCAAAAGCGTTAATTGATTTAAGTTGGTATTTTGTTCTAAGCATATTATTAATAGAAGTTATACTTGTAATATTTGCATTGGCTTTTGATTCTATGTTTTTCAAAAATAAGAAAGCTTCTGATAATGCTTCAAATAGTTCATCAGATAATACTAAACAAGAAAATTCTGGTACATCTGAAGTGGCAGTTGCTAATAAATTTTCAGTATTGAATATAGCTGTTATCTTTTTTGCATTTTTAGGAATAATATTTGTTATATTAAAATTATTTAATGCAGTTCCTTGGAGCTGGGTATGGGTTCTTTCTCCATTATGGCTTTCTACGGCATTGGTGCTTGCTATATTATTAATATTTATAATAGTATTTATAGCATCAGCATTAAGTAAAAAAGATAGATCTAAAATAGAAGATAATAATTCTGAAATACCTTCATCAGAAAATTCAGAAAATAATACAGAAAAAACAGAAAGTACAAACAATACAGAAAATAAAACTGAATAA